In one window of Photorhabdus laumondii subsp. laumondii DNA:
- a CDS encoding baseplate hub protein — translation MTYKQHNITVEFQLVDGKTFDDSGNNILTIENARAYVNMAAWGGISGTQITLQIWGLTTSQMATLSYRGIWIGSAKFNLMRVWADGHAIFEGFISDAYADFNQLPDTPLTITASMMLGLRAKEVEPFTASGDVDIVDIITAMAKKADLTVENYGATGVISNPHYTGNVVNQIQQAASALDIDTDFGIDKVTIWPHGQPKVEKPLLTSPEYGLIGYPIFTGVGITATTLFSNEIILGRKVKIETSLPNVSGTYLITGAEHYLTSWLDGGQWHTSFSGTPVKTEDKNNDKADNKTNGHKQ, via the coding sequence GTGACGTACAAACAACACAATATCACAGTTGAATTTCAGCTAGTTGACGGCAAGACATTTGATGATAGCGGTAACAATATACTGACTATCGAAAACGCACGCGCTTATGTCAACATGGCGGCGTGGGGCGGCATATCAGGGACACAAATAACATTACAAATCTGGGGTTTAACAACCAGCCAAATGGCAACGTTGAGTTATCGCGGGATCTGGATTGGTAGTGCGAAATTCAACTTAATGCGTGTATGGGCGGATGGTCATGCTATATTTGAGGGTTTTATCAGTGATGCCTATGCAGATTTTAATCAGTTACCCGATACTCCCCTGACGATAACGGCCAGTATGATGCTTGGCCTAAGAGCAAAGGAAGTTGAACCGTTCACTGCATCGGGAGATGTGGATATTGTCGATATTATTACTGCAATGGCTAAAAAAGCGGATCTAACGGTTGAAAATTATGGCGCCACAGGTGTTATCTCAAATCCTCATTATACAGGAAACGTTGTTAATCAAATCCAACAGGCGGCAAGTGCGCTAGATATAGACACTGACTTTGGGATTGATAAAGTGACCATTTGGCCTCATGGTCAACCGAAAGTTGAAAAACCGCTACTTACGTCTCCAGAATATGGGCTAATTGGCTATCCCATATTTACTGGCGTGGGAATAACAGCAACTACCCTTTTCAGTAATGAAATTATTTTAGGTCGTAAGGTAAAAATAGAAACCTCTTTGCCGAACGTTAGCGGCACTTATCTGATAACAGGGGCGGAACACTACCTTACCTCCTGGCTTGATGGTGGTCAGTGGCATACATCTTTTAGTGGCACTCCAGTGAAAACAGAGGATAAAAACAATGACAAAGCTGACAACAAAACCAACGGACATAAACAGTGA
- a CDS encoding phage baseplate plug family protein translates to MIEIAIRAAKAQEFTVTLNEQSCMIRLNQRGTGLYMDLTVNDKPVLQGVVCLNCNKIVRYSYLRFQGELFFADLDGLSDPHWEELGQRYKLYYLFPGEVTQ, encoded by the coding sequence GTGATTGAAATAGCGATCAGGGCGGCTAAGGCTCAGGAGTTCACTGTGACCTTGAATGAGCAGTCATGCATGATACGCCTCAATCAACGTGGCACAGGTTTATATATGGATTTAACCGTCAATGATAAACCTGTGCTACAGGGAGTTGTGTGCCTCAACTGCAATAAAATTGTCCGTTACAGTTATTTACGGTTCCAGGGTGAATTGTTTTTTGCTGATCTGGATGGTTTATCTGATCCCCATTGGGAGGAGCTAGGGCAACGCTACAAATTATATTACCTTTTTCCAGGAGAGGTGACTCAGTGA
- a CDS encoding phage baseplate protein: MAFSLNQTTVLSAFRSGNLLSGVNSMISPGYGIYYASGQRVGDKPFTPTSFIVVEVTREASITTAPIEKGGYTSYNKVQRPGEVHVTFSFEGWTGFSGSVPNLTNLTLTSRSDVLEALDKMVSSAEIYDIETPDTTYTSYDLIKYDFRIRQDNGVTLLIVTAVFQAVQDIAEVKMSSNVANKSNTTKNETAKGPSKNTEQSTGSTKHATLSDVKKALTGLKKSVSSAATQVADKVSSGFKRATETITGPLNDSVLSATNHLNDAVEELSRKLT; the protein is encoded by the coding sequence ATGGCATTCTCTCTCAATCAAACAACGGTACTTAGTGCGTTCCGTAGTGGCAACCTGCTATCTGGTGTTAACAGTATGATATCTCCTGGATATGGTATTTATTATGCATCCGGGCAGAGAGTTGGTGATAAGCCGTTTACGCCCACATCATTCATTGTAGTAGAAGTCACACGAGAGGCATCAATCACGACTGCGCCGATAGAGAAAGGCGGCTATACATCATACAACAAAGTGCAGCGGCCCGGTGAAGTCCATGTGACATTCTCGTTTGAGGGATGGACCGGTTTTTCTGGTTCCGTGCCTAACTTAACAAACCTCACCCTGACGTCCCGTTCTGATGTTCTTGAAGCGTTAGATAAGATGGTATCCAGTGCTGAAATTTACGACATTGAAACACCTGATACTACGTACACAAGTTATGATTTGATTAAGTACGATTTTCGAATAAGGCAGGATAACGGTGTTACCTTACTGATTGTGACCGCAGTTTTCCAGGCGGTACAAGACATTGCCGAAGTGAAAATGAGCAGCAATGTTGCTAACAAGTCGAATACAACAAAGAATGAGACAGCAAAAGGCCCAAGTAAAAATACCGAACAATCAACAGGTTCAACAAAACATGCCACACTATCCGATGTCAAAAAGGCTCTGACCGGATTGAAAAAATCCGTTTCCAGTGCTGCAACGCAAGTTGCTGATAAAGTTTCATCTGGTTTCAAGCGTGCAACAGAGACGATTACTGGTCCATTAAATGATTCTGTATTGAGTGCCACCAACCATCTCAATGATGCAGTAGAAGAATTATCGAGGAAATTAACGTGA
- a CDS encoding lytic transglycosylase domain-containing protein has protein sequence MANIIDELVITLGLDAAEFSAGETAVIAGIGGLAQVMQKLIDSFNDGEKKTSKSLDKTGKKTEKVAKEMEAAGKKASSFFSSIKSQILALAGVTVSLGGLKSFVTSFAGNLNQLSTAADAFGMSAKALDGWTKAGQAFGVSANEIVGAFSRINDAKARLKSGVALDPALETLLKTASQAGVDIDIASESTESIMRKLSGVFPRLNKDQQQAYGGELGVGYAAQQWFSSGHVLKDVDKFTANSGVDDKSVAAARRFREQWTEISQSFEKTGYILFNALLPYINDFNIWLKNLADWMNKHPEEIKKAVSGFLDKMSFIISVANQAADAVGGWGNVIIGLIGLKFAGWLWGIYRVASSMLKMGKGGGLPGKGIAGKAGIYGAITYALYDPVESVATSIVGEETKNTLDSYGLYLASDWTPFFSKKEYEAYQAKLDGKTSKPDTTVVKEVKKEEKRSENDRIIRAEDERQQRLEYSNNWLKAALDKLTDSINKLIDSLVPQVAAAEMSPNTTGMKLLGWLSPKLAQLEQQFGLPEGLLRSVAMTESGGNQYAVSKAGAKGLFQFMPGTAKHFGLMDDDVFDPVKSSEAAAKYLSQLMRMFDGDLSKALAAYNWGQGNVIRKGLGAAPKETRDYIPKVLANMPQLGAHVAAQRYSNTVNNNRTSSVSESYHIGTIQISSNANNVKGVVNDARQKIGGSTLATSYSTGVTG, from the coding sequence ATGGCAAACATTATAGATGAACTTGTTATAACGCTGGGGCTTGATGCGGCTGAATTTAGCGCAGGTGAAACCGCAGTGATTGCCGGGATCGGTGGGTTGGCTCAGGTTATGCAAAAACTGATTGACTCGTTTAATGATGGTGAAAAGAAAACCAGCAAATCATTAGACAAAACCGGTAAGAAAACCGAAAAAGTGGCAAAAGAAATGGAGGCGGCAGGAAAGAAAGCTTCCTCTTTCTTTTCCAGCATAAAGAGTCAGATCTTGGCTTTGGCGGGTGTCACGGTCTCACTCGGTGGACTGAAAAGTTTTGTGACCAGTTTTGCCGGCAATCTCAATCAGTTAAGTACTGCCGCTGATGCGTTCGGCATGTCGGCTAAAGCGCTTGATGGCTGGACAAAAGCAGGTCAAGCATTTGGTGTCAGCGCAAATGAGATTGTGGGGGCATTTTCACGCATTAATGATGCTAAAGCCCGACTAAAATCAGGTGTTGCGCTTGATCCGGCTCTTGAGACGCTGTTAAAAACGGCATCACAAGCGGGTGTCGATATTGATATTGCCTCAGAAAGCACCGAATCTATCATGCGTAAGCTGAGCGGTGTTTTTCCCAGACTTAATAAAGATCAACAGCAAGCTTACGGTGGTGAACTTGGGGTCGGGTACGCCGCGCAACAGTGGTTCTCATCCGGTCACGTACTCAAAGATGTGGATAAATTTACAGCTAATTCGGGTGTGGATGATAAATCTGTTGCCGCCGCGCGTCGTTTTCGTGAACAGTGGACAGAGATAAGCCAGAGTTTTGAGAAAACAGGCTACATTCTGTTTAATGCCCTTTTACCATATATCAATGATTTCAATATCTGGCTAAAAAACCTAGCTGATTGGATGAATAAGCACCCAGAAGAGATTAAAAAAGCGGTCAGTGGTTTTCTCGATAAGATGAGTTTTATTATTTCAGTCGCTAATCAGGCCGCAGATGCGGTAGGCGGTTGGGGTAATGTCATCATTGGTCTGATCGGGTTGAAGTTTGCGGGGTGGTTATGGGGAATTTATCGCGTGGCTTCGTCCATGCTGAAAATGGGGAAAGGCGGCGGGTTACCGGGAAAAGGGATTGCCGGGAAAGCCGGAATATATGGCGCTATCACATATGCGTTATATGATCCTGTGGAGTCAGTTGCGACTTCGATTGTTGGGGAAGAGACAAAAAATACACTTGATTCATATGGATTGTATCTGGCAAGCGACTGGACACCCTTTTTTAGTAAAAAAGAGTATGAAGCCTATCAGGCAAAACTGGATGGTAAAACCTCTAAGCCAGATACGACCGTAGTCAAAGAGGTCAAAAAGGAAGAAAAGCGCAGCGAAAATGACCGTATCATTCGGGCCGAGGATGAACGACAACAGCGGCTAGAATACAGCAATAATTGGTTAAAAGCCGCGTTAGATAAGCTGACCGATTCAATTAATAAACTGATTGATTCGCTCGTTCCTCAAGTCGCAGCCGCTGAAATGTCACCGAACACTACCGGCATGAAATTACTGGGTTGGCTATCACCAAAATTAGCACAACTTGAGCAGCAGTTCGGGTTACCGGAGGGTTTGTTACGTAGTGTTGCCATGACGGAATCGGGAGGCAATCAGTATGCTGTGTCTAAAGCAGGTGCCAAGGGCTTATTCCAGTTTATGCCAGGTACAGCCAAACATTTTGGGTTAATGGATGATGATGTTTTTGATCCGGTAAAATCTTCGGAAGCCGCGGCAAAATATTTATCTCAGCTAATGAGAATGTTTGACGGAGATTTGAGTAAAGCACTGGCGGCTTATAACTGGGGACAGGGAAATGTTATACGGAAAGGATTGGGCGCTGCGCCAAAAGAAACCCGCGATTATATCCCAAAGGTATTGGCGAATATGCCACAACTGGGGGCTCATGTGGCCGCTCAGCGTTATTCGAATACGGTAAATAACAACCGTACCTCCTCTGTTTCTGAGAGTTATCACATCGGAACTATTCAAATCAGCTCTAACGCTAACAACGTAAAAGGCGTGGTTAACGATGCCCGGCAGAAAATAGGTGGATCAACGCTGGCAACAAGCTATTCAACGGGGGTAACTGGATAA
- a CDS encoding phage tail fiber protein, whose amino-acid sequence MSDTITSADAVITLTVTNLYPSGVQLQGFAADNIFETEALDLAETVRGADGKLSAGFIYGNINQTIHIMPDSESRTIFDTWATTSRTSVSVFRCNATVILPAIGRKYTLVNGVLKQWKTMPDAGKVLQAAQAVIEWESITGEAYS is encoded by the coding sequence ATGTCAGACACAATCACTTCTGCTGATGCGGTAATTACCCTGACTGTGACCAATTTATACCCGTCTGGTGTGCAATTACAGGGATTTGCTGCCGACAACATTTTCGAAACTGAGGCGTTGGATTTGGCTGAAACGGTACGTGGGGCGGACGGTAAACTGTCAGCGGGTTTTATCTACGGCAATATCAATCAGACGATTCATATTATGCCTGATTCGGAAAGTCGCACCATTTTTGATACCTGGGCAACGACATCACGTACTAGCGTCTCGGTGTTCAGATGTAATGCGACGGTTATTCTTCCAGCCATCGGGCGTAAATACACATTGGTGAACGGCGTTCTGAAGCAATGGAAAACCATGCCGGACGCAGGAAAGGTTTTACAAGCGGCGCAGGCCGTCATTGAGTGGGAATCAATAACAGGTGAGGCATATAGCTAA